Part of the Phocoena phocoena chromosome 8, mPhoPho1.1, whole genome shotgun sequence genome, tggaaaaataaaaataaacccaagtTAGAGGGATTTCAGTTATTGAGACTCTCTGTTCTATATCCAGCCGCTACAGATTTTTTTATGATACATGCCCAGGGAGGGTTAGAGTGTGACCCGCACCCCTGCCATAATACCCAGCCACCAGCCATGCCATTCAAAGTACTAGGGCGGTCACCTTCCTGGAGTCATTTCACTGTTCAGGCCTGCAGGTCCCTGTGGTGGTGGCCAaaggctctggagcccacgttGGTGGGCATGAAGTTCCTCTTAATCACGCTCCCAGATCTGCTCAGCCAGCCCGCCATCTTATGGGTCACGCAAGTGGCAGTGTCGCACGAACTCTTCTGGGCAGTGATGCTGATTTGTAGGATGGAGAAAATGAGAAGGCCTGTCAGTGAGAGGTTGAGGGCAGATGCTGCCCTATGGGATCATCAGTGGAAAATTACTACTCTGAGAGGCACCAGTGAACCTTAAATGTTTCTGCTAAATACAATCATCACAACAGAAAATCAAAGGGTTTTAGGGAAAATGCCACAATCACTCCCTGTAGACATTTTTAGGGGTGTCAGAAGACCAAAGATGTCTCTGGGTTAATGTTCTTGGAACACAGAACTGTAACAGCCAATCTTTCCTGTGTAAATTAAACACCAACCAAGGCTTATGAGATGAGAGAGAGATTTATGGCACTATACCCAATCTCATTCTTAAGTAGACCCCTTCCTGGTAagctgggggaagggtaagccatGTTCTGGGAGGGGTGCAGAGATTTACCTGAAGCCCTCTTCCTCATGCTCCAGCTCACTGGCCTTCATCTGCACATAATACTTCACCATTGCAGCCAGTAGGAGGCGCGATTCCTCCTCAGTGAGTGTAGCAGGTACAAAGCCACTTTCCAAGGCCGGcctagggaagggaaggaagcccaACTCATGCTCTGAGCCCCTGCCTACCCCCACACCCCAGGATAAGCAGCCAGCTTTCTTGGTTTCTGGGGCTTCCACTGAGGATGTGGCCAacccaattctctctctctttttaatttctttttttaaggttttaaaaataacatttatttcttaaaggttaacatgtgcagggcttccctggtggcgcagtggttgagagtccgcctgccgatgcaggggacatgggttcgtgcgtgccctggtccgggaagatcccacatgccgcggagcggctaggcccgtgagccattgccgctgagcctgcgcatccggagcctgtgctcggcaacaggagaggccacaacagtgagaaaaagttaaaatgtgcataataagaaaccaaaaaacacaagaaacaaaaaacaaagtcatCCATCATCACAAGCAGTATACTGATGTGTCCTTCTAGATCTCATTTGTGTATTTACACAACTAAGCATCCATTTTTATGTAACTAAGATCATACAGTTATGTATCATGCTTGTTCACACATCATTTCAAAGTCCCAAAACTATGAGTATTTTGATAACCAAGAATACACTACACCAACTCaatctggaaggagaaaaatgtaatCCTGCCTTTCTCGGTgacaaaaatttcagaaaagacaaaaatggcaACAGGCCTCTAGACAAAGATATTGGCAAAGTTATGATTAAAATACTATATTCCCTTAATGTTCAATTTAAAATGAGACATAAAGCAACAGAGTACACAAAGTATAATGCTTCTAAGAGGATTCATTATCCAATCTAAACTATTAAAGTGTTAGCAAGGAGGTATGTTTCCATTGAATTACTTAACAATATATTCCTATAGTACAGCCAAGAGATGCACACACAtcaatggttatcatcaaaatataaatatgaacatGTCCACATACATCTCTCCCTTTATACTTCCTTCTGCCCCTCTGCTGCCAACCTAATGAACACGTCCTGACATACATTTCTCAGAGACGGTTTAACAATTCCATGTCCAAGATGCTGCTTTTTCATGAATTATAACAAACATATTTACAAATTGGTTAATTCACTAGCTCTACTTTTTACCATATATTGTCACTTCAGGACATCTAAAAAAGCCTAGATGTTGCAAAATAATGAATGAACCTTGTCTATAATAAACATTGGTACTTTACAAAAATGTACAtatagtcatgaagaacctagggataagacaggaatagaggcgcagacctactggagaacggacttgaggatatggggagggggaagggtgagttttgacagggcgagagagagtcatggacatatacacactaacaaacgtagtaaggtagatagctggggggaagcagccgcaaggcacagggatattagctcggggctttgggacagcctggaggggtgggatggggagagtgagagggagggagacgcaagagggaagacacatgggagcatatgtatatgtatagctgattcactttgttataaagcagaaactgacacaccattgtaaggcaattgtaccccaataaagatgttaaaaaaaatgtacatatagaCCTATGCTTATAACCTAAAATTGTTTTCTATACGGAGATATTAGCCAAGAGCCCTTTCCCTTCACCCTTTCTCTTACCCCTTCTCCAGCATTTCAACGACTAAGTACAAGACTACATGTAGCTCCAAGATGTGGATTAACATAGACACTCCCAGAATATACAGCCCTTCCTAAAAACCAACAAAAGGGCATTTATTAAGGGATTATTTTACTactctatttttaatatactttgggCATTAGGAGTTTCTTATTCTTTAATACAAAGCAATATTAACTAAAACACACAAATAGAACAAGGGTTAGACAATCTGAACTTGTCTAAAGACTCATGGGCACAGATCCCTTCTCTGCacttccttccctgtcccctcttccctccccgaCTACCCAATGAACAGTCAGCCTACTCTCCAAGACTCAAGTTTAACAATTCCACTCCCCAAATATAACCGTTCCtataaattaacagaaaaaaatacgtAAAATGTATTACTTTAACTCTCTACTTTCAACATATGTTGTGCACTTTTACACATCTAGAAAGACTAGATGATTCAAATAAGGATTTAAGTTTGTCCACTATCTATACACATAGTAGCAATGAATAAACTTCACACAAAGGCTTTAATCTCAAAGTGTCTTCTAAACAGGAAAACTCAGGCCTAGAACCCTTCCCCTTTTCATCTCTATCAACCCAGCCCAGTTCTCAATGGACAGGGCATGAGGCATGTATCCATCCAAAAATGCCACTTCACCAGGATTTAGGTTCTGGTGTGACCTAAAATAAGTGGTTTGCTCCAAGTGGATTATATAGACTTGTGAAAGGTGATGGTTAGATTTTCAAGAATTTTATGAGCTTAGTGtaaatacagccattattaaaaattaaatgataatgaTTTGAATctgaaaatgatttcagtttaatgtaatttgaaaaaaagtgagaaattaGATGAAAACATCACATAGATATAATAACAAACTTATTGGCAAAGTAATTAGCAGATTAGGATGCAATTCATTGACCAAATTATGGTAAAAGTAGTAAACAGGTTTGCTAAAGATAGAAATGTTTGGTAACAATCAACAAAAGCATGCTGTGAGGTTCAATGAGTTACAGTATATGAAATTGACAAGGAGTATCCTGTATCTTATGTGTGTTTGTAAACTGTGTGATACACATGTTTGTATCACAAAAAATTTATGATAAACTTATATACATGTTTACATTCATACATTACCCGCCCATCCATAAGAGCCAGATTCAGCACAGCACAACTTAGAACACAGAATTATAAGATTGGGAGTTGGGAATACTCCTGGCAGGGCTGTCTCACCTGAATGGCGCTGAGTGCAGCACGCCTGCCTGGTACAAGACCAGGATGCTGAGGACCAGGAAGGGGGGGAACTTCCAGAAGACCATGACGACTCTCTGCAAGGGAAGAATAACATCAGCACCTGCAGAATAACAACTTCCATGAGCCCACAGACCCAGGCTCTGCTCCTGCCTATGCCTCTAACTCCCTTGCCTTCTGGTTTCATGCTAGTCATGTCACTCCAATTCACCATCATTTCCTGCTCAGCAAAATGGACTGCTGGAAGATCCAGTAAGGCTGCGGCATGCTTGGTTTAGCAAAGAAACCTAGTGGGACAACTGGGTGAGGAGGTCTTAGTCTATAGCCCCCGCCCCATCACTCCACTCACTCTCACATACAACCTGTTGGCCAGGACTCCTGGAGGACAGAGTCCGAGTACCTGTCACCACAGCTTTTCCCACTGTGCAACCCAGAGCCGTCCTCCTGGTGCCGGGCTTTTGCACATacatggaggggggaggggattaCCGAGGACAAATTTCTGCAGTTGGAATCCCTGAGAAGCTGAAGAACCACATTCTgctgctcagctgctccacactTTGGTAAAGAGTGCCCTGTAAGAATCAAGCTGGAAGGGTCTCAAATTGGAACCCAGGACTTAAACTGGGAAAAAAGTTCCCAGAACCCGCAACGGGGGCTTGCGTTTAAAGGCTGCCTGCCCCTCAGTCACTGCACCTATTTGCCTCCCGCTTGCGCTGGCCCAGGTTCTGAAGCATTTCCCGCGGTCCGCTAGGCACAAGACGTGATCCGTGAGAGCACCATCTGCACAAAACTGTTCCTGCGTCCAGATCTGCTTGCTGTGCCAGGGGAGCTCCAGCATCCCAAACTGACCTAAGCACGTGTGCTTCGGGAAAGGAAGCTGGAGCCCGCCTCAGCGCGGGGAGAGTGAAGCAGGGAGTGCGTGAACTGAGACCATCCCGTGTTACCTGTGGAAGACGCCTGGGATGCATTGCAGAGTAATGCAGGTTGTGTGAAATGACCTAGACAGAAGTGGACAGAGCCTTTGAGACTGGAAGAGATCAGCTAAGAAAAAgtaatggagagagagaaggaagagaggggagagagagaaaaacagaatccCAGCTAAGCAGGAATCTCCGGGCTTACCTGGCAGCAGGAACCAGGTGGCTTggagcagaggagggagcaggggcAGTAGCTTTGGCTTCAGGCGATGGCACGGTGGCAGAAGTGGCAGTGACACTCGAGCTGGGCAGTGCGTCTGATGCCTCCCAACACCAGCAGCTGCTCTTATTCCCACTGCTCTGGGTCTGGGGTGGTCCAGGAGCTCTGGGCAACCAATGAGGGGAAGGATCTGAGCCCCAGAAGGATTGTGTCATCACTTGCGTCCAGAACCTGGAGCATCCAGAAGGACCACCCCACTTGTATTTGCATTGAGGTCATTGAcggcgggggcgggagggggacGTGGGGGGGTTGGTGAGGACCAACgaaaaacacaggaaaagtgAGTAGGAATTTGAGGACAGTTTGACGTCATGGTTAACTTCACCTGTTCGGTTTCGTGGGTTTTGAACACGCACGTGTCCCACTCCATCCCCAGCTGTGCGATCTTGTCGGGCAGAGTCCAGCATTACAAGGAACCCTAGGTCTCCCCTAGGTCTGACCGCAGACCTCCGTGCGAGTGCAGATTCGAGGGTTAATGCATAACAGAGTTGATGATTCTGTGCCTAAGCAGGGGGTCTGGTTGAGGCAGCTGGAATCACGCACAGGAGGGCAGGGCTTGTGGGTATCAGACACAGAGGATCAAAAACTTTGTCACACTGGAGCTCTGTTgcagctgtttcctttcccaggtggAAACATCATGGGCTAGTAACTTCTAGTGCCTCAGTAtacttatctatgaaatggggatcaTATTGTCATCTTGAAGGAATGTTATCATTACTAAGTGTGTACCTGTTATCTGCCCAGGTAGGGATCCAGAAGTGCTTACCAGGGAAGTTCATAGGGGATTCTGTGGGATTGCAATCCATCTTCCCAGACAGCACCCTGTGCAGCTGCCTGGAGTCATGCTGGTTGGTCCATCATGTGGGTTAAGGAGGGGCTGGATGCCCTGCTGGGCCTGAGCACGGAAGTGCAAGCTTCCAAGCGGACCTCTAGGCCCACGCCTCCTCCCCCACCATTCATCACCTAAAGTTCAGCCTCCTTCTCGAACCATTTGCCCAGCTGCCCCTTGCTTCCGGCTGCTATTTGCCAAGACGTTCCAGTGACCTGTGATTCCAGCCCTGCACCGATGTCTACCGCAGTTCAGTCCTCTGCTAGAAAGCCCGCCAAGCTTGATGGTGCTGAAGAGTCCAGCGGAGTGCAATCCTCGCTCTCACTTCAGTCATatagtgcacacacacaaactcagtACTTTCTCCAAACATGTGCCCACTCCCAAACCACAGGCACTCACAAAATGACACTGGCGCTCAGTGGCATCCAGGTGATGCGCTCAGTCCCGCCCTAAGTATGCACAGAGCGGCATGATTAGGACCTGCATCCTCGAAACCTGCACCGACTCTCAGTAAGTGTGCTCTGTAAAGCCCAATTACCCAGAAACCTCGACTCTCCTACACCCTGCCCAGCACGTTTCTGTATCTCTCTGTCTGAGCTCCTGCTCTAAGCCTTCCAGGAAGGTCTGAGGTGCTGACCTGCTGTCCTCAGCAGATAGAATACAGAAAACGAAGCTTCTCACTGTCCGCAGTATCGCTGGGTCTGAGCACATAGCGCAAGATCCAAGCAGCCTGTACAGACCCTCCAGCGCGGCAAGCACTGCGGCGGCATCGCGGGGCGGTGGAATAAAACACGGATCCCAGGTAGCTGGTTTTCTTAGGCGGAACCGAAACTAGCCGAAACGAGCCACGAGGTGACCCGAGCCACTGGTCCACGCCCCAGACCTCAGTGTCAAGAAGCTTCAGTGTTTTTGTTCGACACGGCGGCGGCCTCGCGGCACATCTCTTCCCCTTGCAGGTTGGTGGTCTCCGGGCTCAGGACACCTAACTTCCAAGATGCCCTTATTACAATTTTCTGCTTCTTAACCGCAGCGGTGGCACTGATGCAAGCGAATAAAACCTTGGGGCAGGGAACTGGATATCTGAAACTGGCTCTCCACAGGCAGGGCGGTGGGGGATCCGGGGAATGGAATAACCGGTTGGAAGCGCGCAAGTGCGCTTGGGCGCGGAGCCGGGAAAGGCAAGATGTGCAAGGGAAGGATTCAGGATGGCGGATCGCGGGTTCAGTGCATCTTGGAGTCTCGAGGCAGAAATCGGGGGCTGAGACCCAGACCGTGGTTAGGGAACTCAGCAACAAGACTAAATTGGCGAACGCGGCAAAGCAGATACTGTGCGGCATGTAAATTGGGCTCTGCCACTTAAGACTGTTGTAGGCGAGGCATTAAAACTCAGGTGCAAAACGCTTCTGCCGACATGACTTCCAAGACCTGAGGTTTCTGACGTATCAATCTTCTGAAATCATTTGTAAGTACGTGTGTACATGGattgccttttccttttaaaaaaaaaaaaatacttattcattcatttggtggtgccgggtcttagctgcggcagggGAGATCTTTGTTGCCGCGAGCGCACCGTCACTGCGGTCTGCGGAATctgtagttgtggcctgcgggagGTATGCGGGATCTATgcgggatctatttccctgaccagggatcgaaccacgGTCCCCTGAATTGGTAGCTCGGAGtcaagcactggaccaccagggaagtcccgcctttTCCTGGGGAAGTCCTGCCTCTTCCTATTGAGAGAACCATGGCTTTCACCAGTGGAATGGTGATGATAAAATGGTTAAGAAACGACTATTTTAGAAGCCGAATTTGTAACCATATCATTTTGTGAGCTCATAACTCCACCCCTGGCTGTCACGTGTGCCATCAACCTTCAAAGCCTACATTCATTCCCCCTCTGAAATCTTTGGTGGCTACGAAGGGCTAGCAGTGTGAAGCAGGACACAGGGTCTGTACCCAGAGGGTGCTAACGTAGCCTCCTGCAATTTCAGCTTTTCCTGAAAAGTCAGTCTCTCAAGATAGGGAGGGATTGTCATGAACTCATCCATCAAGTACTCTGAATTTCTCATGAGTCCTGGTGCTGAGCTGGGggcaaggttttaaaaaaaaatctttggggcttccctggtggcgcagaggttgagagtccgcctgccgatgcagggaacgtgggttcgtgccccggtctgggaagatcccacatgccacggagcggctgggcccgtgagccatggccgctgagcctgtgcgtccggagcctgtactccccaacggaagaggccacaacagtgagaggcccgcgtaccgcaaaaacaaacaaacaaactttagcACTTAGCAGCATGTGTTGCATACCAGGTGGCACTCACCCAATGTTTATTAAACAAAGCAAATTAATTTACTGTGGAAGATTTACCAGCCAGTCTCACGGCTCTTAGAGACATAGGACTCTAATCTAATCCCAACCAGCAGAGAATCCGGACCTAGCTAGGTAGTGCAGCTTTTCAATTGGATTTCAAAATTGTGAGCTCAAACGTTTGAGACACTCTTCTCATTTCATTTGACATGCAGAGTTGGTTTCCCCATGGAAGTTTCCAGCAAAAAGACAGGGAAAGGAAGGTTAACCCTAGGGTTCTTTCGGAAGTCTAGAGTCTCCTAGTATGAGGCACAAAACTATTCTCCTCTGAGCCCATCCCTGATTTACCAAGTGAACTCAAAGTTTAGACCTTACCATGTGCACATTGCTTATGTTGCATCCAGCCGTACCTGAGACTTCTTTTAACTCAAGCACTAAATGGAAATCGATCTTGAGAAAGTCAAGgaaaatactgatttaaaaatagttacCTGATTATTTGGCACTTGATTGTACAGTTTTATTTCATAACTTTTAAACCTGAAAACCaggtttaaaagtttaaaaggttTAAAAGGGGGAAACAATCTAGtttggagaaaacattttttacaaCATCTGATAAACTCTAActgttgtgtttatttccataCTTTTAGCTTAGATTCCTGTGCTTTGTTTCAAAACTTTTTtcaattgaggtatagttgatttacaatgttgtgttcatttcttctgtgGAGCAGtattcagttttatacatatatatattctttaaaattttattttccaataaggtttatctcaggatattgaataatctataggaccatccatattgctgcaaatggcattatttcattcttttttataggtaatttcctactatatatatatcttttttaaaaaattattttaattttaagtatagttgatttacaatgttgtgttaatttctactgtacagcacagttattcagttatacaatatatatacattctttgttgtattcttttccattattggtttacacaggatattgaatatagttccatgtgctatacagtaggacctggttgtttatccattctatatataatagtttgtatctactaatcccaaactcccaatctatccctcccccaccccgcctccccttTAGCAACCACagatctgttctctatgtctgtgagtctctttctgttacatagataagttcatttgtgtcatattttagattgcacatataagtgatatcacatggtatttgtctttctctttctgacttactttacttagtgtgataatctctagggccatttgtgttgcttcaaatggcattatttcattcttttcaatggctgaataatattccatgttatatatgtaccacatcttctttatccattcatctgttgagggacatttaggtttcttccatgttggctattgtaaattgtgctgctatgaacactggggtgcatgtaacgttttgaattacagttttctccagatatatatcGAGGAGTATGAtcattggatcatatggtaactctattttagttttttaaggaacctccatactgttctccatggtggctccaccaatttatattctcaccaacagtgtaggagggttcccttttctccacactctttccagcaatgattatttgtagactttttgaataagccattctgaccagtgtgaggtgattcctcattgtggttttgatttgcttttctctaataattagtgatgctgagcatcttttcatgtgcctgttggccatctgtatgtcttctttggaaaaatgtctatttagattttctgcccattttttgattgggtcgtttgttttcttgatgttgagctgtatgtgctgtttgtatatcttggatattaagACCTTGTCAGTGGCattgttgtaaatattttccccacttccataggctgccttttcgttttgctgatggtctcctttgctgtgcaaaagcttttaagtttgattaggtcccaattctttattcttgcttttatttcttttgccttgggagactgatctaagaaaatattgctacgatttatgccAAAGAATGTTTTGCCAAAGTTCTCCTCTAGGTTACTCCTTTAATTCTATATAATTTGTGTATGATACAgagtcaacaacaacaacaaaaccacaacAGTAACAACCTCAGCAGCAGTAGCAACAACAACACAAATTCATTCTCTTCAGTTTGGGTGAAATTTGGAGCTGTTAAATTAACTGGAGAATTTTAACTGAAAATTGACTGTACAGGGTTCCACTTACAAGGAATTTAGAAATCACAATAACAAAAAGCTGAGCATACtgaaaaaatcaacaactcttctagGAGCCCTATGAGAGATAAGGACTGAATGGGCAAATTTCTGCCCTTAAGACTGGGGAGACAGAAAGGTGAATACAGAGAGTAATGGCTTCCCAGAGCAGGCACTCACAAGGGCAAACTCACCTGGAACCAGCAGCGGACAGAGTTAGAAATCCTGAACTATAACCGAGGAATTGCTAGAGCATCAGTGTGGACAACTTCTGAAACTTAAAAACCCACCTTCCTACCCTGTACGTGTCTGAGATTTACCTCCAGTAGCTCAACCAAGTTCTCACAGTAAATAGGGGAGAAAAATCCCCTTGTGCTTTCAGCTGggtaagaagaaaaggaatcattCTGAAATACACCACAGCAATCTGTATTTCTTAATAAGGCCTGCCCTTATTAACTCTTGTTAACCAGAGCCTAGC contains:
- the LOC136126808 gene encoding calcitonin receptor-stimulating peptide 2-like gives rise to the protein MVFWKFPPFLVLSILVLYQAGVLHSAPFRPALESGFVPATLTEEESRLLLAAMVKYYVQMKASELEHEEEGFSITAQKSSCDTATCVTHKMAGWLSRSGSVIKRNFMPTNVGSRAFGHHHRDLQA